The following are encoded in a window of Echeneis naucrates chromosome 19, fEcheNa1.1, whole genome shotgun sequence genomic DNA:
- the LOC115059992 gene encoding LOW QUALITY PROTEIN: histone acetyltransferase KAT7 (The sequence of the model RefSeq protein was modified relative to this genomic sequence to represent the inferred CDS: inserted 2 bases in 1 codon), whose protein sequence is MPRRRQRHMAGSGSDGTEDSDSSAEREQTNSSESEGNMPKRQRLTRASTRLSQSSQGWSAFTRSAAAFTYVXPSQLCHKPGSHLIFVASDTPDLKRGADHDESPPLTPTGNAPSSESELDISSPNASHDESQAKDQASRDSDKDLSHRPKRRRCHETYNFNMKCPTPGCNSLGHLTGKHERHFAVSGCPLYHNLSADECKVKAVSREKQEEEAKGQEESNSRHATRHQTPTSKQSRYKEQVSEIRKGRNSSLQKEQKEKHMEHRQTHGNTREPLLENITSEYDLELFRKAQARASEDLEKLRIQGQITEGSNMIKTILFGRYELDTWYHSPYPEEYARLGRLYVCEFCLKYMKSQTILRRHMAKCVWKHPPGDEVYRKGAISVFEVDGKKNKIYCQNLCLLAKLFLDHKTLYYDVEPFLFYVMTEADNTGCHLVGYFSKEKNSFLNYNVSCILTMPQYMRQGFGKMLIDFSYLLSKVEEKVGSPERPLSDLGLISYRSYWKEVLLRYMYNFQGKEISIKEISQETAVNPVDIVSTLQSLQMLKYWKGKHLVLKRQDLIDEWKAKEIKRGNSNKTIDPSSLKWTPPKGT, encoded by the exons ATGCCCCGCAGACGCCAG AGACACATGGCAGGCAGTGGTTCAGATGGAACAGAAGACTCAGACTCCTCCGCTGAAAGAGAGCAGACAAATAGTTCAGAAAGTGAAGGAAACATGCCCAAGAGACAGCGTCTCACCAGAGCCTCCACACGCCTTAGCCAAAGCTCTCAGGGTTGGTCAGCATTTACTCGTAGTGCAGCAGCTTTTACATATGT TCCATCGCAGCTGTGTCATAAACCTGGCAGCcatttgatttttgttgctTCAGATACTCCAGACTTGAAACGAGGTGCAGACCATGATGAGTCTCCGCCATTGACGCCCACAGGAAATGCCCCATCCTCTGAATCTGAGCTGGACATTTCAAGCCCCAATGCCTCTCATGATGAGAGCCAGGCCAAAGACCAAGCCAGCAGAGATTCAGATAAAGACCTCTCCCATCGACCCAAGCGTCGCCGCTGTCACGAGACCTACAACTTTAACATGAAGTGCCCAACACCAGGGTGTAATTCACTTG GTCACCTTACTGGGAAACATGAACGTCATTTTGCTGTATCTGGCTGCCCTCTTTATCACAATCTTTCTGCGGATGAGTGCAAG GTAAAAGCTGTTAGCCGAGAGaaacaagaggaggaagcaAAAGGGCAAGAAGAAAGCAACTCGCGTCATGCAACTCGTCACCAG ACACCAACCTCAAAACAGAGCCGGTACAAAGAGCAGGTGTCTGAGATTAGGAAGGGGCGAAACTCCAGCctgcagaaagagcagaaagaaaagcacatg GAGCATCGGCAGACACATGGCAACACTAGAGAACCTCTGCTGGAGAACATCACCAGTGAATATGATCTGGAGCTTTTCAGGAAAGCCCAGGCCCGAGCTTCTGAAGACCTG GAGAAGCTGCGTATCCAGGGGCAGATCACTGAGGGTAGTAACATGATCAAAACCATCCTGTTTGGCCGCTATGAACTCGACACCTGGTACCACTCGCCCTATCCTGAGGAGTATGCACGTCTGGGTCGCCTCTACGTCTGTGAGTTCTGCCTCAAATACATGAAGAGCCAGACCATCCTCAGGCGACACATG GCAAAGTGTGTGTGGAAGCATCCTCCAGGAGACGAGGTTTACAGAAAGGGTGCTATATCTGTGTTTGAAGTTGATGGCAAAAAGAATAAG ATCTACTGCCAGAACTTGTGCTTACTTGCCAAGCTTttcctagaccacaaaactcTGTATTACGACGTGGAGCCATTTCTCTTCTACGTCATGACTGAGGCTGACAACACCGGCTGCCATTTAGTAGGTTACTTTTCCAAG GAGAAGAATTCCTTCCTGAACTACAATGTGTCCTGTATCCTGACGATGCCACAGTATATGAGACAGGGTTTTGGAAAGATGCTCATTGACTTCA GTTACCTGCTGTCCaaagtggaggagaaggtgggcTCACCAGAGAGGCCTCTATCTGATTTGGGCCTCATCAGCTACCGAAGCTATTGGAAAGAAGTGTTGCTCAGATACATGTACAACTTTCAAGGCAAAGAGATCTCCATCAAAG AAATAAGTCAGGAAACGGCCGTCAACCCAGTGGACATTGTTAGCACCCTGCAGTCTCTCCAAATGCTCAAGTACTGGAAGGGAAAGCACTTGGTGTTGAAGCGTCAG GATCTGATTGATGAGTGGAAAGCAAAAGAGATCAAGCGGGGCAATAGCAACAAAACCATCGACCCAAGCTCTCTAAAATGGACCCCTCCCAAAGGGACATAA
- the ptges3l gene encoding putative protein PTGES3L — protein MNKPKIVRPEESQPAHALWYDRKKYVTINFKVQKPKDVQVDIQPDKMTLCCKNDNEDVFYNELYFYDKIQIHDSRERVYDRTINILLRKIKPDYAWPRLQKDPSKASWIAVDFDNWRDWEHEEDEGKEEYDRYADMIQEMASGNKGETPDMGDLSDSD, from the exons ATGAACAAGCCCAAAATTGTCAGACCAGAGGAGAG CCAGCCGGCACATGCGCTATGGtatgacagaaagaaatatgTCACCATCAACTTCAAGGTTCAAAAACCTAAAGATGTCCAGGTTGATATCCAGCCGGACAAGATGACTTTATG CTGCAAAAATGACAACGAGGATGTGTTCTACAATGAGCTTTACTTCTACGATAAAATCCAAATCCAC GACTCCAGAGAAAGAGTTTATGACCGCACCATCAACATCTTACTAAGGAAGATAAAGCCTGATTATGCATGGCCTCGTCTCCAGAAGGATCCATCTAAG GCCAGCTGGATTGCTGTAGACTTTGACAACTGGAGAGACTGGGAGCATGAAGAAGATGAGGGAAAGGAAGAGTATGATAGATATGCGGAT aTGATCCAAGAAATGGCTTCCGGTAATAAAGGAGAAACCCCAGATATGGGTGATCTCAGTGAC TCTGACTGA
- the aarsd1 gene encoding alanyl-tRNA editing protein Aarsd1: MAFQCQRDCYMKEFVTTVVSCCPAELKHEVNGKKETLKGFNVKLQDTILFPEGGGQPDDHGLIADVPVIRVTRQGPEAIHFVASPLAVGQEVQVKVNWERRFDHMQQHSGQHLLTALADTMFGFKTTSWDLGRQRSVIELDTPCMKPAQLQGLEEAVNEKIRAHVPVTVQLLSIDDPAVEKVRSRGLPEDHAGPIRIIDIEGIDANMCCGTHVSNLSHLQVIKLLGIEKGKKNKTNLIFLAGNRVLKYAEKSYSTERAMVSILKTGPDEHVEAVDKLQKSVKLLQKTNLSLLRDMAVLIAKNFENNPQKGNFFSLHKKEGDNEFMNIIANEINTEETLVFLTVGEDKGPGLFLLAGPSRSVAEMGPWVLKMLKGKGAGKNGRFQGKANSLAQRAEVEVFLQQHCKHQTSEEE; encoded by the exons ATGGCGTTTCAGTGTCAGAGAGACTGCTATATGAAAGAG TTTGTCACCACTGTGGTGTCCTGCTGCCCAGCTGAATTAAAACACGAAGtcaatggaaagaaagaaaccctCAAGGGATTCAATGTCAAGCTCCAGGACACCATCCTGTTTCCTGAGGGAGGCGGCCAA CCAGACGACCATGGGCTGATTGCAGATGTCCCAGTGATAAGGGTGACAAGGCAGGGACCAGAAGCCATACACTTTGTGGCGTCACCTCTGGCAGTGGGTCAGGAGGTGCAAGTGAAGGTGAACTGGGAGAGGAGGTTCGACCACATGCAGCAACACTCAG GTCAGCATTTATTGACAGCGTTGGCAGATACAATGTTTGGATTCAAGACCACATCTTG ggaccTGGGTCGTCAGCGAAGTGTTATTGAGCTTGACACTCCCTGCATGAAGCCTGCTCAGCTTCAGGGCCTGGAAGAAGCTGTTAATGAGAAGATCAGAGCTCATGTTCCCGTCACTGTTCAGCTTCTCTCTATTGATGATCCTGCAGTGGAAAAG GTGAGGAGTCGAGGGCTGCCAGAGGACCATGCAGGACCAATTCGGATTATTGATATAGAGGGCATCGATGCCAACATGTGCTGTGGGACTCATGTGTCCAACCTCAGTCACTTACAG GTAATAAAGCTACTGGGAAttgagaaaggaaagaaaaacaaaaccaacttGATATTCTTGGCAGGAAACAGGGTACTGAAATACGCAGAGAAAAGCTACAGTACAGAGCGCGCAATGGTGTCTATTCTGAA AACTGGGCCTGATGAGCACGTTGAGGCAGTGGACAAGTTGCAGAAGTCTGTTAAGCTGCTACAGAAA ACTAACCTGTCCCTCCTTCGAGACATGGCTGTATTAATTGCTAAGAACTTTGAGAACAATCCACAAAAAGGCAACTTCTTCAGTTTGCACAA AAAAGAGGGTGACAACGAGTTTATGAATATCATTGctaatgaaataaacacagag GAAACCTTGGTTTTCCTGACTGTCGGAGAAGATAAGGGACCTGGTTTGTTTCTGCTGGCTGGACCCAGCAGATCAGTGGCTGAGATGGGTCCATG GGTGTTAAAGATGCTCAAAGGGAAGGGGGCAGGGAAGAATGGACGGTTCCAAGGCAAAGCCAACAGTCTGGCCCAGCGAGCAGAAGTGGAGgtgttcctgcagcagcactgcaaaCATCAGACCTCAGAGGAAGAATAA